In the genome of Syntrophorhabdaceae bacterium, the window CCTTATCTCGCTGAGTATATCCCCCAGGTACTTCACGCCCTTGCCTTCCTCGCCCATGAGGTTTTCCGCCGGCACCTGGCATTCATCGAATATGAGTTCCATCGTGGCGGCTCCCCGGGCAGACATCTTTTCGATCTTCTGTCCCACGGAGAAACCAGGCGTCCCTTTTTCCACGAGGAAAAAACCGATCCCGCCGAGCCTTTTCCCGGGAGCGGTGGTAGCGGCGACAGTGACGAAATCGGCAACGTCGCCGTCCGTGATCCAGAGCTTTCGGCCCGTCAGGACATATCCCCTGTCATTCTTCACGGCACGCGTCTTTATTCCTCCAAGATCGGAGCCGCAATCAGGCTCGGTAAAAGCGATCGTCCCGATCTTCCCGCCCCTGATAGCAGGAATGAGACAGCGTTCCTTCTGCGCATCGGTGCCGAACCTGTAGATGAAATCGGTCCCCATGAGGCACTGCATCGTGGCAATCGCCGCGAAACCGATCGATGCGCGCGCAAGCTCCTCGGAAAGAATAGTGAACATGATGCAGTCGGCTCCCATACCGCCCATCTCCGATGGATACCGGACCCCGTAATAACCGAGCGAACCCAATTCGTTGAACAGGTCCCTGGGGAAAACATCGTTCTTATCGATGGAATCGGCGAAGGGAAGCACGATACGCTGCAGCGCCCGCGACACCTGTTCCTTAAAGAATTTCTGTTCCTTCGTCAGTGAAAAATCCATTTCGGCTCCAGTTCGTCGAGTATTTTCTGAACGGCGCTGTACGGATCGGTCCTGCCGGAGCGGACCTCCCGGGATATTTTTTTATAGGTCCGACCGGAGGTTAACCTCGCCGATATCCTCCGCCACACCTCTTCCTTGAGAAGGGCCATCATGAAGGCCTCCATGTTGTCCGCCTTCCGCTGTGCCCCCCGGTCCTTTTGAGCAAGAGAGCGCCGGTGTCCATCGACGGCCTCGACGAGGCTATCGATGCCGGAGCCGCTGTTAGCATCGGTGAGGACAACGGGAACATCCCATTCGCCTGGTTTCGTCCTGCGGTTCGCGGCGATATTGATCTCGCACGCCGCTTCCTGTGCTCCCGGTTTGTCCGACTTGTTTACAACGATTATATCCCCTATCTCCATGAGTCCGGCCTTAAAGAGCTGGATCTCATCGCCGTATTCGGCCGTGAAGATGGTGATGACGGTATCGCAAAGAAAGAAAAGGTCCTTGTCCGACTGACCCGCGCCGATGCTTTCCACGATGATGGGGTCCTTGCCGAGACCTTCCATGATATAGGCCGCCGCGGCAGCCGCCCTGGCGATGCCTCCCGGATACGAGCGATGGGCCATGGACCGGATGAAGATATTGCGCTCTTCGGCCCCTTTCATCCGCAGCCGGTCGCCGAGAAAGGCACCCTTTCCATTGATACTGGTGGGATCTGTGGCTATGACCCCGACGTTCTCTCCCCGAACGGAAAACTCAAGGGCCAGGCGCCCGATGAGGGTGCTCTTGCCTGCACCCGCGGGACCTGTCACGCCGATGATATGGGCCTTGCCTGTATGGGGAAAAAGGAGCGAAAGCTCCTGGTAAGCCTCACGGTCCCCGTTCTCTACCCCGGTGATCAGTCGGGCCGCGCTCTTTTCATTGCCCTTCAGGATGTCGTCGACAAGACCCATTCTGTCCTCGTTAGGGAGGAAGGCTATATGACTCCCCTTTCCTTCATGCCGGCCATATTCTGCTGAGAGTATCCGATCTTTCCGTATATCTCGGCATTGTGTTCGCCGAATCTGGGCGGAAAGGTCATCTGGCGGTTCGATTCCTTGAGGAAGGATGTCATGAAAGGCGGCGGGGCCATCCAGATCTGGGTGCCCGTCACAGGGTCCCGGGAGGTCAGCATGGCGCCCTTCACATACTCGTCCTCGATCACTTCCTCTATGGTGTTCACTTTGGAGATAGCTATTGTCGCTTTGTTGCACATTTCTATCATCTCCGCGGTGGTCTTCGTTCTTGTGCACGCGTTGATCGTGTCATTGAGGTTCTTAACGTCACCGATGCGGCCCTTGTTCTTTTCGTATT includes:
- a CDS encoding acyl-CoA dehydrogenase family protein, whose protein sequence is MDFSLTKEQKFFKEQVSRALQRIVLPFADSIDKNDVFPRDLFNELGSLGYYGVRYPSEMGGMGADCIMFTILSEELARASIGFAAIATMQCLMGTDFIYRFGTDAQKERCLIPAIRGGKIGTIAFTEPDCGSDLGGIKTRAVKNDRGYVLTGRKLWITDGDVADFVTVAATTAPGKRLGGIGFFLVEKGTPGFSVGQKIEKMSARGAATMELIFDECQVPAENLMGEEGKGVKYLGDILSEIRIMIAGLGLGLAKSAFVAGLKYARQREAFGKPIGAFQLIEEKIAEMEVRIRAAEFLTYHAAWLKDRGSLTGKEAAMAKFYSTETACFVVDEVSRIHGAYGLAEEYPAQRYFRDGRFLLFGGGTSEILKTIIAKDTIKKCDFEIN
- the meaB gene encoding methylmalonyl Co-A mutase-associated GTPase MeaB, which translates into the protein MGLVDDILKGNEKSAARLITGVENGDREAYQELSLLFPHTGKAHIIGVTGPAGAGKSTLIGRLALEFSVRGENVGVIATDPTSINGKGAFLGDRLRMKGAEERNIFIRSMAHRSYPGGIARAAAAAAYIMEGLGKDPIIVESIGAGQSDKDLFFLCDTVITIFTAEYGDEIQLFKAGLMEIGDIIVVNKSDKPGAQEAACEINIAANRRTKPGEWDVPVVLTDANSGSGIDSLVEAVDGHRRSLAQKDRGAQRKADNMEAFMMALLKEEVWRRISARLTSGRTYKKISREVRSGRTDPYSAVQKILDELEPKWIFH